The following coding sequences are from one Geothrix sp. window:
- a CDS encoding RHS repeat-associated core domain-containing protein: MPLRSFVPLLLSCLATVSALAQSYQTSFSDVRFDRAKGPATFTSGVEVDAATGAASMNLPFGPGIGERGLKFRPVLTMRINPQLAISTSDENVLSDPEWATKPPVVTTIDTLYQRGFGSASFSPGTFDLGTLVSTLDRKKSTYALPGGGGGRALGQLPVGMTTADAQSLLRKFGYGENDTVGNWPCLVGSSPRVPFMQMGSDGSLILGLRASGNPAQITDEVSADIQQYPESVLYKWDFPRRVVVINGEVAYEFHYVHHTYMTRVLPYLANGEKNQLYSGHYVITHMRNKFGESVDFAYDPDGVGYTASWSVNPQLKIRVQALGKVTFPGQSTSLLESRTLVTAATQVRVSYEGVSQPTSSFILELAHPEGGQLSLASGGGPDSPGANSPNGTINRDGLAFDAAVLSVQPMRVLQEATQEEIRFTWSGAPPATWEGGSSAPVSLSPTVLYGVTFPTRTVTLYWEPYRYRPNYSPDAWGGMIGSVDTGRPAFTYGVWRIDDTDGTQFRQTRHIRVVPQSNWSNIPFHQAPPDQWVDGTFYDSIQQPDGSVSVHRFVSPPTDNVLTGPEGMQNLAFIKTLEREVRLYEPGVDWKADLAVTDPASSSAYKWTVKDRFDVRVVGAPDGSLGQHSVPYPTRVRTWDKESQVLTTEETTDWDATASGWKTSHSVSTINAAPVLTVDYLSLEQRGLGNETYAADKGLYRRTDKTFEPKPLEWIFSRVKTEQTTTCKDNTGFLAPGVAVPDVQPLLTRTFHADINRIESVEVSNTGAPAVATAFTFQGTVGRAALELQSAYLSSPGLALSGKLGVSAYGYDALGHLNAITQKPSAGTTLSVSQESDELGRPRTQTDMNGTVKTFSWDLAGRLSGITSSDGDASIQIDYNDTDHRGITVTHGSQVMEYRYNGFGDLILERRTAEDGAKSHRLHGYDKAGRKTGVTVWLSGDGANHEAEWVKPALTRDIKTTTTTQDTTVCKKWGLDADGNAICITWQSIPGTTTTTTDPAIYAGVATAYDGRGRVVLSQDGNKVASTTEYFGPAKLPPGVTAYVGPVRLITVGPGTTVAQVKWAESDAAGRLVRLTTPVSRYTDPLNPNTGTLQNLRTEYRYDGGDRIKEVKQYDEANRVQTRTWGYNRLGWLETLGQPESGVTIYGDFTVAGKPTTTNYNGRIVQMAPDWMGRPLSVTSTTDGSVSQSFVYDTALNGKGHLASSTDGAVVTAFTYGGQGKRLDTLATTVSVQGTPRTFTQAFVYDIYGNRTSGSTSHESWAQSYHPLTGLPSSLSYGAQNVASTPWVYYDSVSWALKAIAYGNGAASKFEYDLDQARLTGVKHLDGQTTPQADWLYKYDEVGNLTREFDKLRPDGAGSYAFDQYGYDELNRLISAVIQSPTYGEQLQQFDYDAFGNRVASSIQRVTGWKGAKGDSTAYVTASGLLSDPGRQVVNAAFTQGSAALLQNRLPATTATGLPTGAVYDAQGNLTKVFEKPTSVNPVVLTMTYDALGRVLSVSNTKTGLTETYQYSAEGLRTVVQEYSGATLQKIRVNLYNDARQLVSQYEKTAAGSLTWKRDILYLGTREAAEFDSAGLHVIQVDHLGSPRLVTGPTGVVESRQKYLPYGELLEQSGTFKSAKGYTAHEQTDSSGLIYMQARFYMPWFGRFASPDPARDQHFEQTQSWNIYSYVLNSPIMSTDPTGMMALNEGTKSNSASANFSAKANNETEEAARKKREDEKKKEAQTGNLFTRAWNAVKRALDIGYMFPLPTRPASGYKTGGRQFGASRDKGKNHRNHAASDNLAPAGTPVLAMKDGVVTRTPTPFYYGTYAMEVTFSNGVVARYGEISAAVPNGIVTGSHVKMGDVIGYTIANDHDGSSMLHLELYSGSGKGPLTDIGNAPYQRRSDLIDPTHILDNAQVKQ; the protein is encoded by the coding sequence ATGCCGCTTCGATCCTTCGTCCCCCTCCTCCTATCCTGTCTTGCCACAGTCTCGGCGTTGGCGCAGAGCTACCAGACCTCCTTCTCGGATGTGAGGTTCGACAGGGCGAAGGGTCCCGCGACGTTCACCTCCGGCGTCGAGGTGGATGCCGCTACAGGCGCCGCCAGCATGAACCTGCCCTTCGGGCCGGGCATTGGCGAGCGGGGGCTGAAGTTTCGCCCCGTACTGACCATGCGGATCAATCCCCAGCTGGCGATCAGCACGAGCGATGAGAACGTGCTGAGCGATCCCGAATGGGCCACCAAACCGCCCGTGGTGACCACGATCGACACCCTGTACCAGCGTGGCTTCGGGTCCGCCTCCTTCAGTCCTGGAACCTTTGACCTGGGCACCCTGGTCAGCACCCTGGATCGCAAGAAGAGCACCTACGCTCTGCCGGGCGGAGGTGGCGGTCGTGCGCTTGGCCAGCTTCCGGTGGGTATGACGACGGCTGACGCGCAGTCGCTCCTCAGGAAATTCGGGTATGGCGAGAACGACACGGTAGGCAACTGGCCATGTCTCGTTGGATCTAGCCCTAGGGTGCCGTTCATGCAGATGGGATCGGATGGCAGCCTCATCCTCGGCCTGCGTGCCTCAGGCAATCCCGCCCAGATCACGGACGAGGTCTCGGCGGACATCCAGCAGTATCCTGAGTCGGTCCTGTACAAGTGGGACTTTCCCCGCCGAGTGGTCGTCATCAACGGGGAGGTAGCCTACGAGTTCCACTATGTGCACCACACATACATGACCAGAGTCCTCCCCTATCTGGCCAACGGAGAGAAGAACCAGCTCTACAGTGGTCACTACGTGATCACCCACATGCGAAACAAGTTCGGTGAATCCGTCGACTTCGCCTACGATCCGGACGGTGTGGGGTATACCGCATCCTGGAGCGTCAACCCCCAGTTGAAGATCCGAGTCCAGGCCCTCGGGAAGGTTACCTTCCCCGGACAGTCCACCAGCCTGCTGGAGTCCAGGACCCTGGTGACGGCCGCCACCCAGGTTCGTGTGAGCTACGAGGGCGTCAGCCAGCCGACCTCGTCCTTCATCCTCGAGCTTGCCCACCCTGAAGGCGGCCAGTTGAGCCTTGCCTCAGGGGGTGGGCCGGACAGCCCAGGTGCCAATAGTCCCAATGGCACCATCAACCGGGACGGCCTGGCCTTCGATGCCGCCGTCTTGTCCGTGCAGCCCATGCGAGTGCTCCAGGAAGCCACCCAGGAGGAGATCCGTTTTACCTGGAGTGGCGCGCCTCCTGCGACCTGGGAAGGAGGTTCCTCGGCGCCTGTCAGCCTCTCCCCCACGGTGCTCTACGGTGTCACCTTCCCCACCAGGACCGTCACCCTCTATTGGGAACCTTATCGGTACCGGCCCAACTACAGCCCCGACGCATGGGGCGGGATGATCGGCAGTGTGGACACGGGTCGGCCCGCCTTCACTTATGGGGTATGGCGCATCGATGATACCGACGGCACCCAGTTCCGCCAGACCCGCCATATCCGCGTCGTACCCCAGTCCAACTGGTCGAACATTCCCTTCCACCAAGCGCCGCCGGACCAGTGGGTGGATGGGACCTTCTATGACTCCATCCAGCAGCCGGACGGTAGTGTCAGTGTCCACCGGTTCGTCTCGCCACCCACCGACAATGTCCTCACAGGCCCTGAGGGCATGCAGAACCTGGCCTTCATCAAGACGCTTGAGCGGGAGGTTCGCCTCTACGAGCCCGGCGTGGACTGGAAGGCCGACCTGGCTGTCACCGACCCCGCGTCCAGTTCCGCCTACAAGTGGACGGTCAAGGACCGCTTTGATGTCCGGGTGGTGGGGGCTCCCGATGGCAGCCTGGGCCAACACTCCGTGCCCTATCCCACCCGGGTTCGCACCTGGGACAAGGAGAGCCAGGTCCTGACGACCGAGGAGACGACCGATTGGGACGCCACGGCCTCTGGCTGGAAAACCAGTCATTCCGTCTCGACCATCAACGCCGCTCCCGTGCTGACGGTGGATTACCTCAGCCTGGAGCAGAGGGGCCTGGGCAACGAGACCTATGCTGCCGACAAGGGCCTCTACCGTCGGACCGACAAGACCTTCGAACCCAAACCACTCGAATGGATCTTCTCCCGGGTGAAGACGGAGCAGACGACCACCTGCAAGGACAACACGGGGTTCCTGGCCCCAGGTGTGGCGGTTCCTGATGTCCAGCCCCTGCTGACCAGAACCTTCCACGCTGACATCAACCGGATCGAGTCGGTGGAGGTGAGCAACACCGGGGCGCCGGCCGTTGCCACGGCCTTCACCTTCCAGGGCACCGTGGGACGGGCTGCCCTGGAGTTGCAGAGCGCCTACCTGAGCTCTCCGGGACTGGCGTTAAGTGGAAAACTGGGCGTCAGCGCCTACGGCTACGATGCCCTGGGCCACCTGAATGCCATCACCCAGAAGCCCAGTGCGGGAACGACCCTAAGCGTGAGTCAGGAATCGGATGAACTCGGGCGGCCCAGAACCCAGACGGACATGAACGGCACCGTGAAGACCTTCTCCTGGGATCTGGCCGGGCGCCTATCGGGCATCACTTCGTCAGATGGCGATGCATCCATTCAGATCGACTACAACGACACGGACCATCGGGGCATCACTGTCACCCATGGCAGCCAAGTCATGGAGTACCGTTACAACGGGTTCGGAGACCTGATCCTGGAACGCCGCACGGCAGAGGATGGGGCGAAGTCCCACCGGCTGCACGGCTACGACAAGGCCGGGCGGAAGACAGGAGTGACGGTCTGGCTCAGCGGCGATGGGGCCAACCACGAAGCGGAATGGGTCAAGCCTGCCCTGACCCGGGACATTAAAACCACAACGACCACCCAGGACACCACGGTCTGCAAGAAGTGGGGCCTCGATGCGGATGGCAATGCCATCTGCATCACCTGGCAATCCATTCCGGGGACCACCACGACCACCACTGATCCTGCCATCTATGCAGGCGTGGCCACCGCCTACGATGGCCGGGGCCGGGTGGTCCTCAGCCAGGACGGGAACAAGGTCGCTTCCACGACCGAGTATTTCGGTCCTGCGAAATTGCCACCCGGCGTGACCGCCTATGTGGGTCCGGTTCGCCTTATCACCGTAGGGCCGGGCACCACCGTGGCCCAGGTCAAGTGGGCGGAGAGCGATGCTGCCGGGCGCCTGGTGCGGCTCACCACCCCCGTCTCCAGATACACCGACCCCTTGAATCCGAACACCGGGACCCTCCAGAACCTCCGCACGGAATACCGCTACGATGGCGGCGACCGAATCAAGGAGGTGAAGCAGTACGACGAGGCGAACCGTGTTCAGACCCGCACCTGGGGCTACAACCGCCTGGGCTGGCTGGAGACCCTCGGTCAGCCCGAAAGTGGGGTCACGATCTACGGTGACTTCACCGTGGCGGGCAAACCCACCACTACGAACTACAACGGCCGCATCGTCCAGATGGCACCCGACTGGATGGGCCGCCCCCTCTCCGTGACCTCCACCACCGATGGCAGCGTGTCCCAGTCCTTCGTCTACGACACCGCCCTCAACGGGAAGGGTCACCTCGCCTCGAGCACCGATGGTGCGGTGGTGACCGCCTTCACCTACGGCGGCCAGGGGAAGCGGCTGGACACCCTGGCGACGACCGTGTCCGTCCAGGGAACGCCCCGGACCTTCACCCAGGCCTTCGTCTATGACATCTATGGAAACCGGACCAGCGGCAGCACGAGCCATGAGAGCTGGGCCCAGAGCTACCACCCCCTGACGGGGTTGCCCAGCTCGCTGTCCTACGGCGCCCAGAATGTCGCCAGCACGCCTTGGGTCTATTACGACTCCGTCAGCTGGGCCCTGAAGGCCATCGCCTACGGGAACGGGGCGGCCAGCAAGTTCGAGTACGACCTCGACCAGGCCCGGCTGACGGGGGTGAAGCACCTGGATGGCCAGACGACTCCCCAGGCGGATTGGCTATACAAGTACGACGAGGTTGGCAACCTCACCCGGGAGTTCGACAAGCTGCGTCCCGATGGGGCCGGGTCCTACGCCTTTGACCAGTACGGCTATGACGAGCTCAACCGGCTGATCTCGGCGGTGATCCAGTCCCCCACCTACGGGGAACAGCTCCAGCAGTTCGACTACGATGCCTTCGGCAATCGGGTGGCTAGCAGCATCCAGCGGGTCACCGGCTGGAAGGGCGCCAAGGGGGATTCCACGGCCTACGTCACGGCCTCAGGCCTGCTGTCGGATCCTGGGCGCCAGGTGGTGAACGCCGCCTTCACCCAGGGCAGCGCCGCCCTGCTGCAGAACCGGCTGCCCGCCACCACCGCCACTGGACTCCCCACGGGGGCGGTCTATGATGCCCAGGGGAACCTGACCAAGGTCTTTGAAAAACCCACCAGCGTGAACCCGGTGGTCCTCACCATGACCTACGATGCCCTGGGTCGGGTGCTCAGCGTCTCCAACACGAAGACCGGCCTCACGGAGACCTACCAGTATTCCGCCGAGGGGCTCCGGACGGTGGTCCAGGAATACAGCGGGGCCACCCTGCAGAAGATCCGGGTGAACCTCTACAACGATGCCCGGCAGCTGGTCTCCCAGTACGAAAAGACCGCCGCAGGCAGCCTCACCTGGAAGCGGGACATCCTGTATCTGGGCACCCGGGAGGCCGCCGAGTTCGACAGTGCCGGCCTGCATGTCATCCAGGTGGACCACCTGGGCAGCCCCCGCCTCGTCACCGGCCCCACCGGCGTCGTGGAATCCCGCCAGAAGTACCTGCCCTACGGCGAACTCCTGGAGCAGTCCGGAACCTTCAAGAGCGCCAAGGGCTACACCGCCCACGAGCAGACCGATTCATCAGGCCTCATCTACATGCAGGCGCGCTTCTACATGCCCTGGTTCGGGCGCTTCGCCAGTCCCGACCCCGCCCGAGATCAACACTTCGAGCAGACTCAGAGCTGGAACATCTACAGCTATGTGCTGAATTCCCCGATCATGAGCACGGATCCGACGGGGATGATGGCTCTGAATGAGGGGACCAAATCCAATAGCGCGAGCGCGAATTTTTCCGCCAAGGCAAATAATGAAACTGAGGAGGCGGCTAGAAAGAAACGGGAAGATGAAAAGAAGAAGGAGGCGCAAACAGGGAACCTATTTACAAGAGCTTGGAACGCAGTTAAGAGAGCTCTCGACATTGGTTACATGTTCCCCCTCCCTACACGTCCAGCAAGTGGGTACAAGACAGGTGGGCGGCAATTCGGTGCATCCCGGGACAAAGGAAAAAACCATCGAAACCATGCAGCATCTGATAACTTGGCACCAGCCGGAACTCCTGTTCTTGCTATGAAAGATGGTGTAGTGACTCGAACCCCGACTCCTTTCTATTATGGCACTTATGCAATGGAGGTTACTTTTAGTAATGGAGTCGTGGCTAGGTATGGTGAAATATCTGCTGCGGTACCCAATGGAATTGTTACAGGATCTCACGTTAAAATGGGAGATGTAATTGGTTATACTATAGCAAATGATCATGATGGGTCAAGTATGCTTCACCTTGAGTTGTATAGTGGAAGTGGAAAAGGTCCATTAACAGATATTGGGAATGCACCATATCAACGCAGGTCTGATCTTATTGACCCGACTCATATTTTAGACAATGCACAAGTGAAACAATGA